The following are encoded in a window of Pseudomonas sp. St316 genomic DNA:
- the parC gene encoding DNA topoisomerase IV subunit A, which produces MSDILADSLDGVERRSLADFTESAYLNYSMYVIMDRALPHIGDGLKPVQRRIIYAMSELGLDADSKHKKSARTVGDVLGKFHPHGDSACYEAMVLMAQPFSYRYTLVDGQGNWGAPDDPKSFAAMRYTEARLSRYSEVLLSELGQGTADWGPNFDGTLDEPLVLPARLPNILLNGTTGIAVGMATDVPPHNLREVATACVRLLDEPKATVEQLCEHIQGPDYPTEAEIITPRADLLKIYETGRGSVRMRAVYHIEDGDIIVTALPHQVSGAKVLEQIAAMMQAKPSKAPQVADLRDESDHENPCRIVIIPVNSRVDHDALMQHLFASTDLESSYRVNINIIGLDGKPQLKNLRALLVEWLEFRVKTVRRRLQFRLDKVERRLHLLDGLLIAYLNLDEVIHIIRTEEHPKASLIARFALSEIQADYILDTRLRQLARLEEMKLRAEQDELLKEQAKLQALLGSETKLKKLVRTELIKDAETYGDDRRSPIVERAEAKALTEHDLLPNEKVTVVLSEKGWVRSAKGHDIDATGLSYKAGDGFKALAAGRSNQFAVFVDSTGRSYSVPAHTLPSARGQGEPLTGRLTPPPGATFECVLMPDDDGLYVIASDAGYGFVVKGEDLQAKNKAGKALLSLPNNAKVIAPRPVADRESNWLASVTTEGRLLVFKISDLPQLGKGKGNKIIGISGERVASREEYVTDIAVLPEGATLVLQAGKRTLSLKADDLEHYKGERGRRGNKLPRGFQRVDALFVENLN; this is translated from the coding sequence ATGAGCGACATTCTTGCAGACAGCTTAGACGGCGTAGAACGCCGATCGCTGGCTGACTTCACCGAAAGTGCCTACCTCAATTACTCCATGTACGTGATCATGGATCGCGCCTTGCCGCACATCGGCGATGGTTTGAAGCCGGTTCAGCGGCGGATCATCTATGCCATGAGTGAACTGGGGCTGGATGCGGACTCCAAGCACAAGAAATCGGCGCGTACCGTCGGTGACGTGCTCGGTAAGTTCCACCCCCACGGCGACTCGGCCTGTTATGAAGCCATGGTGTTGATGGCCCAGCCATTCAGCTACCGCTACACCCTGGTGGACGGGCAGGGCAACTGGGGTGCGCCGGACGATCCCAAGTCTTTCGCGGCCATGCGTTACACCGAGGCGCGGTTGTCGCGTTATTCCGAAGTGCTGCTCAGCGAGCTGGGCCAGGGCACGGCGGACTGGGGGCCGAACTTCGACGGCACCCTCGATGAACCCCTGGTGTTGCCGGCGCGTTTGCCCAATATCCTGCTCAATGGCACCACCGGCATCGCCGTCGGCATGGCCACCGACGTACCGCCCCACAACCTGCGGGAAGTGGCCACGGCGTGCGTGCGTCTGCTGGACGAGCCAAAAGCCACGGTGGAACAACTCTGCGAACACATCCAGGGCCCGGACTATCCGACCGAAGCGGAAATCATCACACCGCGTGCCGACCTGCTGAAAATCTACGAAACCGGTCGCGGTTCGGTGCGCATGCGTGCGGTGTACCACATCGAAGACGGCGACATCATTGTCACGGCGCTGCCGCATCAGGTCTCCGGGGCCAAGGTGTTGGAGCAAATTGCCGCGATGATGCAGGCAAAACCGTCGAAAGCGCCGCAAGTGGCTGACTTGCGCGACGAATCCGACCACGAAAACCCATGCCGCATCGTGATTATCCCGGTCAACAGCCGAGTCGACCACGACGCGCTGATGCAGCACCTGTTCGCCAGCACCGACTTGGAGTCCAGCTACCGGGTCAACATCAACATCATCGGCCTGGACGGCAAGCCGCAGTTGAAAAACCTGCGGGCATTGTTGGTGGAATGGCTGGAATTTCGGGTCAAAACGGTGCGTCGGCGCCTGCAGTTCCGTCTGGACAAGGTCGAGCGCCGCCTGCACCTGTTGGACGGTTTGCTGATCGCCTACCTCAACCTGGACGAAGTGATTCACATCATCCGCACCGAGGAGCACCCCAAGGCCAGCCTGATCGCGCGTTTTGCCCTGAGTGAAATCCAGGCCGATTATATCCTCGACACTCGCCTGCGGCAGTTGGCGCGGTTGGAAGAGATGAAGCTGCGCGCCGAACAGGATGAGTTGCTCAAGGAGCAGGCCAAGCTGCAGGCCTTGCTGGGCAGCGAAACCAAGCTCAAGAAGCTGGTGCGTACCGAGCTGATCAAGGACGCCGAAACCTACGGCGACGACCGTCGCTCACCCATCGTCGAGCGTGCCGAAGCCAAGGCGCTGACCGAACACGATCTGTTGCCGAACGAGAAAGTGACTGTCGTGCTGTCAGAAAAAGGCTGGGTGCGCTCCGCCAAGGGTCATGATATTGACGCGACGGGGCTTTCCTACAAGGCCGGGGACGGCTTTAAGGCCCTGGCGGCCGGGCGTTCCAACCAATTTGCGGTGTTCGTCGACTCAACCGGACGCAGTTATTCGGTGCCGGCGCATACCCTGCCATCGGCTCGCGGCCAGGGCGAACCGCTGACCGGTCGTTTAACGCCACCACCGGGTGCAACTTTTGAATGCGTGCTGATGCCAGATGATGATGGGCTGTACGTAATAGCATCGGACGCGGGTTACGGGTTCGTGGTCAAGGGTGAGGATCTGCAAGCCAAGAACAAGGCGGGCAAGGCGTTGTTGAGCCTGCCGAACAACGCCAAGGTGATTGCGCCGCGGCCGGTGGCCGATCGGGAGAGCAATTGGCTGGCGTCGGTTACCACCGAAGGCCGGTTGCTGGTGTTCAAGATCAGCGACCTGCCACAGCTGGGTAAAGGCAAGGGCAACAAGATTATTGGTATTTCCGGCGAACGGGTCGCCAGCCGTGAGGAATATGTCACGGATATTGCAGTGTTGCCGGAAGGCGCCACGCTTGTGCTCCAGGCAGGCAAGCGCACGCTTTCGTTGAAGGCGGACGATCTTGAGCATTACAAGGGTGAGCGCGGTCGGCGGGGCAACAAGCTTCCAAGGGGATTTCAGCGAGTCGATGCGCTGTTCGTCGAAAACCTCAATTAG
- a CDS encoding OmpW family outer membrane protein, with amino-acid sequence MHKSLLSASLVALTLAAPFAQAHTAGDIIVRAGAITVNPQADSSSVKVDRGPLAGADLGGKATMSSDTQLGLNFAYMITNNLGIELLAASPFEHDVKIKGTALGAANNKLGTLKHLPPTLSLVYYPLDAKSAFQPYVGAGINYTWIYDEHVGSEASANGFSNFRASNSWGMAWQVGADYMLTDNIMINGQIRYIDIDTTAYVDNNAVAGGTRAKVNVDVDPWIYMVGLGYKF; translated from the coding sequence ATGCACAAGTCCTTGCTCAGCGCTTCCCTCGTCGCCCTCACGCTCGCCGCCCCATTCGCCCAGGCCCATACCGCCGGCGACATCATCGTTCGCGCCGGTGCCATTACCGTCAACCCGCAAGCCGACAGTTCCAGCGTCAAGGTCGACCGTGGCCCGCTGGCCGGTGCCGACCTGGGCGGCAAGGCGACCATGAGCAGCGACACCCAGCTGGGCTTGAACTTCGCCTACATGATCACTAACAACCTGGGTATCGAACTGCTGGCGGCCTCGCCGTTCGAGCACGACGTGAAAATCAAAGGCACCGCCCTGGGCGCGGCCAACAACAAGCTCGGTACCCTCAAACACCTGCCCCCGACCCTGAGCCTGGTCTACTACCCGCTCGACGCCAAGTCGGCCTTCCAACCTTATGTTGGCGCCGGTATCAACTACACCTGGATCTATGACGAACACGTCGGCAGCGAAGCCAGCGCCAACGGCTTCAGCAATTTCCGTGCGAGCAACAGCTGGGGCATGGCGTGGCAAGTGGGCGCTGACTACATGTTGACCGACAACATCATGATCAACGGCCAGATTCGCTACATCGACATCGACACCACCGCGTATGTGGACAACAACGCCGTGGCCGGCGGCACACGGGCCAAGGTGAACGTCGATGTGGACCCATGGATCTACATGGTGGGGTTGGGCTACAAGTTCTAA
- a CDS encoding TIGR02281 family clan AA aspartic protease, whose amino-acid sequence MSQPPGKRAGRVLMILGWCAALFLATRFFAQWEQRQQNPNTQVYSQKGEGFIEVKLVGNQQGHFVASGQINGQPVDFMLDTGATDVAIPVELAEHLKLEKGFGVTLSTANGLSEGYRTRIDRLQLGDIVLRDVRALVAPGLGGTQVLLGMSALNKLEFTQRDGTMLLRQTTN is encoded by the coding sequence ATGAGTCAGCCGCCGGGAAAGCGCGCCGGCCGGGTGCTGATGATCCTGGGCTGGTGCGCCGCGCTGTTTCTGGCGACGCGGTTTTTTGCTCAATGGGAGCAGCGCCAGCAAAATCCCAATACCCAGGTGTATTCGCAAAAAGGCGAAGGTTTTATCGAGGTGAAGCTGGTCGGCAATCAGCAGGGGCATTTCGTCGCCAGCGGCCAGATCAACGGCCAGCCGGTGGATTTCATGCTCGACACCGGTGCCACGGACGTGGCGATTCCAGTGGAGTTGGCTGAGCACCTCAAGCTGGAAAAAGGTTTCGGTGTGACGTTGAGTACCGCCAACGGTTTGAGCGAGGGCTATCGCACCCGCATCGACCGGCTGCAATTGGGTGACATCGTATTGCGCGATGTCCGTGCCCTGGTGGCGCCAGGCCTGGGTGGCACGCAAGTGCTGCTGGGCATGAGCGCCCTGAACAAACTTGAATTTACCCAGCGCGACGGCACCATGCTGCTGCGCCAGACAACGAACTGA
- a CDS encoding sugar nucleotide-binding protein, with protein MRMRLMLLGGGNALGQALIRLGAEEDIGFLAPRPPEDGWDAASLTQLLDDTRPDALINLAYYFDWFQAESVSEQRLASQERAVERLAGLCQHHNIVLLQPSSYRVFDGSRATAYSEKDEPVPLGVRGQALWRIEQSVRATCPQHVLLRFGWLLDDSADGILGRFLARAEQPEELLLADDRRGNPTPVDDAARVIISVLKQLDCAAPLWGTYHYAGHEATTPLALGQAILTEARALHPLAIESPTPQAHAARPDAAEEPQHAVLACKKILHTFGIKPRAWRAALPGLLDRFYRHG; from the coding sequence ATGCGAATGCGCCTTATGTTACTGGGCGGCGGAAATGCCCTTGGGCAGGCGCTGATTCGCCTCGGTGCAGAAGAAGACATCGGTTTTCTTGCCCCCCGCCCGCCCGAAGACGGTTGGGATGCCGCGAGCCTGACGCAACTGCTCGACGATACCCGCCCGGACGCCTTGATCAACCTGGCGTACTACTTCGACTGGTTCCAGGCCGAGTCCGTCAGCGAGCAGCGCCTGGCCAGCCAGGAGCGCGCTGTCGAGCGCCTGGCCGGGCTGTGCCAGCATCACAACATCGTCTTGCTGCAACCGTCGAGCTATCGCGTGTTCGATGGCTCCCGCGCCACGGCCTACAGCGAGAAAGACGAACCCGTGCCCCTGGGCGTACGGGGGCAGGCGCTGTGGCGGATCGAGCAAAGTGTGCGCGCCACCTGCCCGCAACATGTGCTGCTGCGGTTCGGCTGGCTGCTGGACGACAGCGCCGATGGCATCCTCGGGCGTTTCCTGGCCCGGGCCGAACAGCCCGAAGAGCTGTTGCTGGCCGACGACCGCCGGGGCAACCCGACGCCGGTGGACGATGCCGCGCGCGTGATCATCTCGGTGCTCAAGCAGCTCGATTGCGCGGCGCCGCTGTGGGGCACCTATCATTACGCAGGCCACGAGGCGACTACGCCGCTGGCGCTGGGCCAGGCGATCCTCACCGAAGCCCGTGCCCTGCATCCGCTGGCCATCGAGTCGCCCACCCCCCAGGCCCACGCCGCACGGCCGGACGCCGCGGAAGAACCGCAGCACGCGGTGCTGGCCTGCAAGAAAATTCTGCACACTTTCGGGATCAAGCCCCGCGCCTGGCGCGCGGCCCTCCCGGGCTTACTGGATAGGTTTTATCGCCATGGCTGA
- a CDS encoding YqiA/YcfP family alpha/beta fold hydrolase, producing the protein MSGSILYIHGFNSAPASTKACQLTQVMTRLGLGNQLQVPALHHHPRQAIGQLEQAITELGRPLLVGSSLGGYYATHLAERHGLKALLINPAVSPHRMFDGYLGPQKNLYTNETWELTHDHVTALASLEVPAPQDPQRYQVWLQTGDETLDYRHAQQYYRACALRIQAGGDHSFQGFAQQLPALLSFAGIGADLYQAIDFTSL; encoded by the coding sequence ATGTCGGGTTCGATCCTTTATATCCATGGTTTCAACAGCGCCCCGGCGTCGACCAAGGCCTGTCAGTTGACGCAAGTGATGACGCGCCTGGGTTTGGGCAACCAGTTGCAGGTGCCCGCCTTGCATCACCACCCCCGCCAGGCTATCGGTCAGTTGGAGCAGGCGATTACAGAACTGGGGCGGCCGCTGCTGGTCGGCAGCTCGCTCGGCGGCTACTATGCGACTCACTTGGCCGAGCGCCACGGCCTCAAGGCGCTGTTGATCAACCCGGCCGTCAGCCCCCATCGGATGTTCGACGGTTACCTGGGCCCGCAAAAGAATTTGTATACCAATGAGACCTGGGAACTGACCCACGACCACGTCACGGCCCTGGCCTCGTTGGAGGTGCCGGCGCCCCAGGATCCGCAGCGGTATCAGGTATGGTTGCAAACCGGTGATGAAACGCTGGATTATCGCCACGCCCAACAGTATTACCGTGCCTGTGCCTTGCGCATCCAGGCCGGCGGTGACCACAGTTTCCAAGGGTTTGCCCAGCAGTTGCCGGCGCTGTTGAGTTTTGCCGGCATTGGCGCCGATTTGTACCAGGCGATCGACTTCACATCGCTGTGA
- a CDS encoding esterase-like activity of phytase family protein, whose amino-acid sequence MRNGFALALLLWAGVVVAGPAPELKLLSEHVVDGMRGGNLSGLALCGGEMWTVSDRDDDRLYRLAPSEAPVWQAEVVEIEVPQVPDSGLPWGLKSRTWAASFLRGGELDFEGISCDSAGNRYVVSESQAAVLQVPPAGPASWLKIAPTMIRQARASGMLLHFNALFEGLAINPAGDQLWLAAERERRGLLLVKRQQTVWDCDGNCVLLSEAGLEMQPAQFPKAKAVSRDFADLSLFNGKLFTLERNAFQICRRDPQTVQVEHCWSFAAEALQDNRRYPQAYGLAEALVVDAEGAWVGLDNNDGARADGETRPIIWRFAAPDGGWGASP is encoded by the coding sequence ATGCGCAACGGTTTCGCCCTGGCGTTGTTGCTGTGGGCGGGGGTGGTAGTCGCAGGGCCTGCGCCGGAACTGAAGCTGTTGTCCGAGCACGTCGTCGATGGCATGCGCGGTGGCAACCTGTCCGGGCTGGCGCTGTGCGGCGGCGAGATGTGGACGGTGTCCGATCGCGACGATGACCGGCTCTATCGCCTCGCACCCTCAGAGGCGCCGGTCTGGCAGGCCGAGGTGGTTGAAATCGAGGTGCCGCAGGTTCCCGACAGTGGTTTGCCCTGGGGCTTGAAGTCCCGAACCTGGGCAGCGTCGTTCCTGCGCGGTGGCGAGCTGGATTTCGAAGGTATCAGCTGCGACAGCGCTGGCAATCGCTATGTGGTCAGCGAATCCCAAGCCGCCGTGTTGCAGGTACCGCCTGCGGGGCCGGCGTCCTGGTTGAAAATTGCACCAACAATGATCCGACAGGCCCGCGCCAGTGGCATGTTGCTGCATTTCAATGCGCTGTTCGAGGGCTTGGCGATCAACCCGGCCGGTGACCAGCTGTGGTTGGCTGCCGAGCGCGAGCGTCGCGGTCTTTTGCTGGTCAAGCGCCAGCAAACGGTGTGGGACTGCGATGGCAATTGCGTGTTGCTGAGCGAGGCGGGTCTGGAGATGCAGCCGGCGCAGTTCCCCAAGGCCAAGGCGGTTTCGCGGGACTTCGCTGATCTGTCATTGTTCAATGGCAAGCTGTTTACCCTGGAGCGCAACGCCTTTCAGATCTGTCGGCGTGACCCGCAGACCGTCCAAGTGGAGCACTGCTGGTCGTTCGCCGCCGAGGCGCTGCAGGACAATCGCCGTTACCCGCAGGCCTATGGGTTGGCCGAAGCGCTGGTGGTGGACGCCGAAGGTGCCTGGGTCGGCCTGGACAACAACGACGGTGCCCGCGCCGACGGCGAAACGCGGCCGATCATCTGGCGCTTCGCCGCGCCGGACGGTGGCTGGGGCGCCTCGCCATGA
- a CDS encoding NAD-dependent epimerase/dehydratase family protein, translated as MAEGPVLITGGAGFIGSHLTDALLAKGHAVRILDDLSTGKRSNLPLDNPAVELIEGDVADAALVARAMAGCSAVAHLAAVASVQASVDDPVRTHQSNFIGTLNVCEAMRQSGVKRVLFASSAAVYGNNGEGESIDEETPKAPLTPYASDKLASEFYFDFYRRQHDLEPVVFRFFNIYGPRQDPSSPYSGVISIFSERAQKGLPITVFGDGEQTRDFVYVEDLVDLLVQAIEKPEVEVGAVNVGWNQATTLKQMLQALAAVVGDLPPISYGPARSGDIRHSRADNHRLLQRFSFPPQTPMSVGLARLLGR; from the coding sequence ATGGCTGAAGGCCCTGTTTTAATCACCGGCGGCGCGGGTTTCATTGGTTCGCACCTGACCGACGCCTTGCTCGCCAAGGGACATGCGGTGCGCATCCTCGATGATTTGTCCACCGGCAAGCGCAGCAACCTGCCGCTGGATAACCCGGCGGTCGAACTGATCGAAGGCGACGTCGCCGATGCCGCGCTGGTGGCCCGGGCCATGGCCGGTTGCAGCGCCGTGGCGCACCTGGCGGCGGTGGCCTCGGTGCAAGCCTCGGTGGACGACCCCGTGCGCACCCACCAGAGCAATTTCATCGGCACCCTGAATGTCTGCGAAGCCATGCGCCAGAGCGGTGTGAAACGGGTGCTGTTCGCCTCCAGCGCAGCGGTCTACGGCAACAACGGCGAAGGCGAGTCCATCGACGAAGAAACCCCCAAGGCCCCGCTCACGCCGTATGCCTCGGACAAGCTGGCCAGCGAGTTCTACTTCGACTTCTATCGCCGCCAGCATGACCTGGAACCGGTGGTGTTCCGCTTCTTCAACATCTACGGCCCGCGCCAGGATCCGTCCTCGCCGTATTCCGGGGTCATCAGCATCTTCAGTGAACGGGCACAGAAAGGCCTGCCGATCACCGTGTTTGGCGACGGTGAGCAGACCCGGGATTTTGTCTACGTCGAAGATTTGGTGGATTTGCTGGTGCAGGCCATCGAAAAGCCCGAGGTGGAAGTGGGCGCGGTGAACGTCGGCTGGAACCAGGCCACGACCCTCAAGCAGATGCTCCAGGCCCTGGCCGCCGTGGTGGGCGATCTGCCGCCGATCAGCTACGGCCCGGCGCGCTCCGGCGACATCCGCCATTCGCGGGCCGACAACCATCGGCTGTTGCAGCGCTTCAGCTTTCCACCGCAAACCCCGATGAGCGTGGGGCTGGCGCGGTTGCTGGGGCGCTGA
- the parE gene encoding DNA topoisomerase IV subunit B has protein sequence MATPSASSYNADAIEVLSGLDPVRKRPGMYTDTSRPNHLAQEVIDNSVDEALAGHARSVQVILHADHSLEVSDDGRGMPVDIHPEEGVSGVELILTKLHAGGKFSNKNYQFSGGLHGVGISVVNALSTQVRVRVKRDGNEYQMTFADGYKATELEVIGTVGKRNTGTSVYFAPDPKYFDSPKFSVSRLKHVLKAKAVLCPGLLVSFEDKATGEKVEWHYEDGLRSYLVDAVNGFERLPDEPFCGSLAGNKEAVDWALLWLPEGGESVQESYVNLIPTAQGGTHVNGLRQGLLDAMREFCEFRNLLPRGVKLAPEDVWERIAFVLSMKMQEPQFSGQTKERLSSREAAAFVSGVVKDAFSLWLNANPETGLALAELAINNAGRRLKASKKVERKRITQGPALPGKLADCAGQDPMRSELFLVEGDSAGGSAKQARDKEFQAILPLRGKILNTWEVDGSEVLASQEVHNIAVAIGVDPGAADMSQLRYGKICILADADSDGLHIATLLCALFVQHFRPLVDAGHVYVAMPPLYRIDLGKDIYYALDDAERDGILDRLVAEKKRGKPQVTRFKGLGEMNPPQLRETTMDPNTRRLVQLTLDDFEATSEMMDMLLAKKRAGDRKSWLESKGDLAEVVG, from the coding sequence ATGGCCACTCCCAGCGCTAGCTCCTATAACGCAGACGCCATCGAAGTCCTCTCGGGCCTCGACCCGGTGCGCAAGCGCCCCGGCATGTACACCGATACCAGTCGGCCGAACCACCTTGCTCAGGAAGTCATCGACAACAGTGTCGACGAAGCCTTGGCCGGGCACGCCCGTTCGGTGCAGGTCATCCTGCACGCCGATCACTCGCTGGAAGTCAGCGATGATGGCCGCGGCATGCCGGTGGACATTCACCCCGAAGAAGGCGTGTCGGGCGTCGAGCTGATCCTCACCAAGCTCCACGCCGGCGGCAAGTTTTCCAACAAGAACTACCAGTTCTCCGGCGGTCTGCACGGGGTGGGTATTTCCGTGGTCAACGCCTTGTCGACCCAGGTGCGGGTGCGGGTCAAGCGCGATGGCAACGAATACCAGATGACCTTCGCCGACGGCTACAAGGCCACTGAGCTGGAAGTGATCGGTACCGTCGGCAAGCGCAACACCGGGACCAGTGTGTATTTCGCCCCGGACCCGAAGTATTTCGATTCGCCGAAATTCTCCGTCAGCCGCCTCAAGCATGTGCTCAAGGCCAAGGCTGTGTTGTGCCCGGGTCTGCTGGTCAGTTTCGAGGACAAGGCCACCGGCGAGAAAGTCGAGTGGCATTACGAAGACGGCCTGCGTTCTTACCTGGTAGACGCGGTCAACGGTTTTGAGCGCCTGCCTGACGAGCCGTTCTGCGGCAGCCTGGCCGGTAACAAGGAAGCCGTGGACTGGGCGCTGTTGTGGCTGCCCGAAGGGGGCGAAAGCGTTCAGGAAAGCTACGTCAACCTGATTCCCACGGCCCAGGGCGGTACCCACGTCAACGGGTTGCGCCAGGGTTTGCTCGATGCGATGCGCGAGTTCTGCGAGTTCCGCAACCTGCTGCCCCGTGGCGTGAAGTTGGCGCCGGAAGACGTCTGGGAACGCATTGCCTTCGTGCTGTCGATGAAGATGCAGGAGCCGCAGTTCTCCGGCCAGACCAAGGAGCGCCTGTCGTCCCGCGAGGCGGCGGCGTTTGTTTCCGGGGTGGTCAAGGACGCGTTCAGCCTGTGGCTCAACGCCAACCCGGAAACCGGCCTGGCCCTGGCGGAGCTGGCAATCAACAACGCCGGTCGCCGTCTCAAGGCCAGCAAGAAAGTCGAGCGCAAACGTATCACCCAAGGGCCGGCCTTGCCGGGCAAGCTCGCCGATTGCGCCGGGCAGGACCCGATGCGTTCCGAGCTGTTTTTGGTGGAAGGTGACTCCGCCGGTGGTTCGGCCAAGCAGGCGCGGGACAAGGAGTTCCAGGCGATCCTGCCACTGCGGGGCAAGATCCTCAACACCTGGGAAGTGGACGGCAGCGAAGTGCTGGCCAGCCAGGAAGTGCATAACATCGCGGTGGCCATCGGCGTCGATCCGGGCGCCGCTGACATGAGCCAGCTGCGCTACGGCAAGATCTGCATCCTCGCCGACGCCGACTCCGACGGCTTGCACATCGCCACGTTGCTCTGCGCCTTGTTCGTCCAGCATTTCCGCCCGCTGGTGGATGCCGGCCACGTCTACGTGGCGATGCCGCCGCTGTACCGCATCGACCTGGGTAAGGACATTTACTACGCCCTCGACGACGCCGAGCGCGACGGCATCCTCGATCGCCTGGTGGCCGAGAAGAAGCGCGGCAAGCCGCAGGTCACCCGATTCAAGGGCCTGGGCGAGATGAACCCGCCGCAACTGCGCGAAACCACCATGGATCCAAACACTCGCCGTCTGGTGCAGTTGACCTTGGATGATTTCGAAGCGACCTCGGAAATGATGGACATGTTGCTGGCGAAGAAGCGCGCCGGCGACCGCAAGTCCTGGCTTGAATCCAAAGGTGACCTGGCCGAGGTGGTGGGCTGA